The following are encoded in a window of Candidatus Microthrix parvicella Bio17-1 genomic DNA:
- a CDS encoding carotenoid oxygenase family protein: protein MAPATAPSVANLASTVTNAADQPDLRGNLMPVRSEIDIDGCHVDGTIPTGLRGSFIRNGPNPAFEPLGSYHMFDGDGMLHGITFGDDGVSYRNRWIRSRGLGAELAHGAAVYHGLAEVMSFPDPKLTGDAGPLKNPANTHIIEHAGRRLALWEGGPPTEVDTNLDTLGEYDFGGRLVGAMTAHPRIDPRTGEMCFFSYSLFEPYLRYHVADSTGALVHSVDLDLPAPVMMHDFIITEEHAVFLDSPIVFDLENLGTGPMVNWKPENGTRIGVMPRRGTNADLRWFEIEPGHVQHFWNGWATGNRIEFSGSRLADPNFGIDPTSPLDEQAADNQPGRPARYWVDLDSGSAGWEPSDDLPGDFCRINDAYTGVPNRYAYMSAFGGSVGNQGDFDTMVAYDQSTGERSMWHSGAGGHVGESVFAPDPAGTAENDGWLINAVYYEGGDRTDVCVLDARDVEAGPIARVTMPQRIPFGFHANWFGA, encoded by the coding sequence ATGGCACCAGCAACTGCACCATCGGTCGCGAACCTCGCCTCGACGGTCACCAACGCCGCCGACCAACCAGACCTTCGCGGCAACCTCATGCCGGTCCGCTCCGAAATCGACATCGACGGTTGCCACGTGGATGGGACCATCCCAACAGGCTTGCGGGGCAGCTTCATCCGCAACGGGCCCAACCCGGCATTCGAACCGCTGGGCAGCTATCACATGTTCGACGGGGACGGCATGCTGCACGGGATCACCTTCGGCGACGACGGTGTGTCCTACCGCAACCGTTGGATCCGCTCGCGGGGTCTGGGTGCCGAGCTCGCTCACGGCGCCGCCGTCTACCACGGCCTGGCCGAGGTGATGAGCTTCCCCGACCCGAAACTCACCGGCGACGCGGGACCGTTGAAGAACCCGGCCAACACCCACATCATCGAACACGCCGGAAGGCGACTGGCGCTTTGGGAGGGCGGGCCACCCACCGAGGTCGACACCAACCTCGACACCCTGGGCGAATACGACTTCGGCGGCAGGCTGGTCGGGGCGATGACCGCCCATCCCCGCATCGACCCCCGAACCGGCGAGATGTGCTTCTTTTCATACTCGTTGTTCGAACCCTACCTGCGCTACCACGTGGCCGACTCGACCGGAGCGCTGGTGCACAGCGTCGATCTCGACCTACCCGCGCCCGTCATGATGCACGACTTCATCATCACCGAGGAACACGCTGTGTTTCTCGATTCGCCCATCGTGTTCGACCTCGAGAACCTGGGCACCGGGCCCATGGTCAACTGGAAGCCCGAGAACGGCACCCGCATCGGCGTCATGCCTCGCCGGGGCACCAATGCCGACCTGCGTTGGTTCGAGATCGAGCCCGGCCACGTCCAGCACTTCTGGAACGGCTGGGCCACGGGCAACCGGATCGAGTTCTCGGGCTCTCGCCTGGCCGACCCGAACTTCGGAATCGATCCCACTTCGCCACTGGACGAGCAGGCCGCCGACAATCAGCCGGGTCGTCCGGCCAGGTACTGGGTCGACCTGGACTCGGGTTCCGCCGGTTGGGAACCGAGCGATGATCTGCCCGGTGACTTCTGTCGTATCAACGACGCGTACACCGGCGTACCAAACCGCTACGCCTATATGTCGGCGTTCGGCGGCAGCGTCGGTAACCAGGGCGACTTCGACACCATGGTGGCCTACGACCAATCAACCGGCGAGCGATCAATGTGGCACAGCGGCGCCGGGGGCCATGTGGGCGAATCGGTCTTCGCTCCCGACCCGGCCGGAACCGCCGAAAACGACGGCTGGCTGATCAACGCCGTGTACTACGAGGGTGGCGACCGCACCGACGTGTGTGTGCTGGACGCCCGAGATGTCGAAGCCGGGCCCATCGCCCGCGTGACCATGCCCCAACGAATCCCCTTTGGATTTCACGCCAATTGGTTTGGGGCCTGA
- a CDS encoding ABC transporter permease, producing MFVAFKEIRRSLGRFSLLTLAVALLVLLLLFFQAVAGTLTSGLTGGLESSSAQVFVYDQQARSNPATSVLRPGAQQEIAAVGGVAATSPIGLSVFTARLIGSAAPGDGSGGAQSGGAQSGGAQSGGAELDVQLVGGDPSGPSVPAKVADGRLPKAPGEALFSGSAFDTPIDIGRKVAVEGMTFTVVGSADDAAFNVLPTLYVPFEDYVKVSQERAGSPVDVPPSLIGVTVADGAEPAEVAQRLNESVDGIEALDRADAVAALPGVGQITQSFTILYLLLYIVVALVTGVFFLILTVQKEDALVLLRAVGAGSRDVITSVLIQVLVVVGLGALIGSAVTAGLLALSRDVFGAGLSPSTTAATVGLIVVIGLVASVGAVRRVLAIDPVRATSKGGR from the coding sequence ATGTTCGTAGCGTTCAAGGAGATCCGCCGGTCACTCGGCCGGTTCTCGCTCTTGACGTTGGCCGTGGCATTGCTGGTGTTGTTGTTGCTGTTCTTCCAGGCCGTGGCGGGAACCTTGACCAGCGGCCTGACCGGAGGTCTCGAGTCGTCCTCGGCCCAGGTGTTCGTTTACGACCAGCAGGCTCGCAGCAATCCGGCGACCAGCGTGTTGCGGCCCGGGGCGCAACAAGAGATTGCAGCGGTGGGGGGCGTTGCCGCCACCTCGCCGATCGGCCTGAGCGTATTCACCGCACGTCTGATCGGATCGGCGGCCCCGGGCGACGGGTCCGGCGGCGCTCAATCCGGCGGCGCTCAATCCGGCGGCGCTCAATCCGGCGGCGCTGAGCTGGACGTGCAGTTGGTGGGCGGCGACCCGTCCGGGCCGTCGGTACCGGCCAAGGTTGCGGATGGCCGGCTTCCCAAGGCACCGGGCGAAGCCTTGTTCAGCGGGTCGGCGTTCGACACCCCGATCGATATCGGCCGCAAGGTTGCAGTGGAAGGTATGACCTTCACGGTGGTCGGCAGCGCAGACGACGCGGCCTTCAACGTGCTGCCGACCCTCTACGTTCCGTTCGAGGATTATGTGAAGGTGTCTCAGGAGCGTGCCGGTTCGCCGGTCGACGTGCCGCCATCGCTGATCGGAGTGACCGTGGCCGACGGAGCCGAACCCGCCGAGGTCGCCCAGAGGTTGAACGAGTCGGTCGATGGGATCGAGGCGTTGGACCGGGCCGACGCGGTGGCTGCGCTCCCAGGGGTTGGCCAAATCACGCAATCGTTCACCATTCTGTATTTGCTGCTCTACATCGTTGTTGCTCTCGTCACCGGTGTGTTCTTCCTGATCCTCACCGTTCAAAAGGAGGACGCACTGGTGCTGCTGCGGGCCGTTGGTGCGGGCAGCCGTGATGTGATCACCTCCGTGCTGATTCAGGTACTGGTTGTGGTCGGCTTGGGTGCGCTGATTGGATCGGCGGTCACCGCCGGCCTGCTGGCGCTGTCCCGGGACGTGTTCGGCGCCGGGCTGAGCCCCTCGACCACGGCCGCGACCGTGGGCCTGATCGTGGTGATCGGCCTCGTTGCGTCGGTCGGGGCGGTGCGACGGGTGCTGGCCATCGACCCGGTGCGGGCCACGTCGAAAGGCGGTCGCTAG